A genomic region of uncultured Paludibaculum sp. contains the following coding sequences:
- a CDS encoding SMP-30/gluconolactonase/LRE family protein yields the protein MLRCLAFVVVASALCAAQEPGEYRVERAGAGFHFLEGPVWSKDGHLIFSDIPTNRIHRFTPGTGMEILRQDSGGANGNALDDRGRLVTCEGARRRVVRSNSKGGTDVLADKFEGKRLNAPNDVVVRKDGHIFFTDPAFGKDDDVKELSFYGVFHISPKGELTAIARWPKRPNGIALSPNGRILYVTASDERLVRAYDLDRQGAATNERVLITGIKGVPDGIRTDEKGNLYIACKGVAIYSPEGQLLRTLEISENPSNLAFGDPDLKTLYVTARTTLYRVRLEVKGSVQIE from the coding sequence ATGCTGCGGTGTCTCGCCTTCGTGGTCGTCGCCAGCGCTCTGTGCGCCGCCCAGGAACCCGGGGAATACCGGGTGGAGCGCGCCGGCGCCGGCTTTCACTTCCTCGAAGGCCCCGTGTGGTCGAAGGACGGCCACCTCATCTTCAGCGATATCCCCACCAACCGGATCCATCGTTTCACGCCCGGAACCGGCATGGAAATCCTGCGCCAGGACAGCGGCGGAGCCAACGGCAACGCCCTGGACGACCGCGGCCGCCTCGTCACCTGCGAGGGCGCCCGCCGCCGCGTTGTCCGCTCCAATTCGAAGGGCGGCACCGACGTCCTGGCCGACAAGTTTGAAGGCAAACGCCTGAATGCGCCCAACGACGTCGTGGTCCGCAAGGACGGCCACATCTTCTTCACCGATCCCGCCTTTGGCAAGGACGACGACGTGAAGGAGCTTTCGTTCTATGGCGTTTTCCATATCTCGCCCAAGGGCGAGCTCACCGCCATCGCCCGCTGGCCTAAACGGCCCAACGGCATCGCTCTTTCCCCGAACGGCCGCATCCTCTACGTCACCGCGTCCGACGAGCGGTTGGTGCGCGCCTACGACCTCGACCGCCAGGGTGCGGCCACCAACGAACGTGTTCTTATTACGGGCATAAAGGGTGTGCCCGATGGCATCCGAACCGACGAGAAGGGCAATCTGTACATTGCTTGCAAGGGTGTGGCGATCTATTCGCCCGAGGGGCAACTCCTGCGGACCTTGGAGATCTCGGAAAATCCGTCCAATCTCGCCTTTGGCGACCCGGACC
- a CDS encoding carbonic anhydrase: MKRLLLITLSAALLPVWAADEHAAGMPADKALALLTAGNERYVAHRETHPDASLERRAELTKGQHPYAVILGCADSRVPPELVFDAGLGDLFVIREAGNVVDDVVLGSVEYAVAHAGVKLVMVLGHENCGAVTAAVNHTKEGHITSIVKAIQPSVQSSKGQPGDAVHNCVLANARRVAGQIRNSHPLLSHAVESGGLKVVAADYDLATGKVTLLD; this comes from the coding sequence ATGAAACGTCTTCTTCTTATTACACTGTCCGCGGCCCTGCTGCCCGTGTGGGCGGCCGATGAACACGCTGCCGGGATGCCGGCCGACAAAGCGCTGGCCCTACTCACCGCCGGGAACGAACGCTATGTTGCTCATAGGGAAACACATCCTGACGCCTCGCTGGAACGCCGGGCCGAACTGACGAAGGGTCAGCATCCCTATGCCGTCATTCTGGGCTGTGCCGATTCGCGCGTGCCGCCGGAGCTGGTTTTTGACGCCGGGCTGGGCGATTTGTTCGTGATTCGTGAAGCCGGCAATGTCGTCGACGATGTGGTGCTGGGCAGTGTCGAGTATGCCGTGGCGCATGCCGGCGTGAAGCTGGTGATGGTGCTGGGGCATGAGAACTGCGGCGCCGTGACAGCCGCCGTCAATCACACGAAGGAAGGCCACATTACCAGCATTGTCAAGGCGATACAGCCGTCAGTGCAGTCGTCGAAGGGGCAGCCCGGTGATGCCGTGCACAACTGCGTTCTGGCCAACGCGCGGCGTGTGGCGGGGCAGATCCGCAATTCGCATCCGCTGCTGAGCCATGCCGTGGAGAGCGGCGGGCTGAAGGTGGTGGCCGCGGATTACGATCTGGCGACCGGCAAAGTCACGCTCCTCGATTAA
- a CDS encoding GNAT family N-acetyltransferase, producing MAQLRELNQTDLGDLMALSISANWNQVEADWQRMLRFAPTGCFGMEEDGHIVASATIITYGNDLAWIGMVLTLPEYRGCGFASQLMRRCIDSVDVPCIKLDATDLGRPVYQRLGFVEEYTVQRYRATLPVNPIRRLPHDLDLDRLAFGADRSELLQDLGGARPGRIASYLGPVVCRDAEEARVRLLGAGYAGLALVDVPDTNPAAVTLAQELGFRPFRQLWRMRKGAPINERPDLVYALAGFEFG from the coding sequence GTGGCCCAACTAAGAGAACTCAATCAGACGGACCTCGGCGACCTGATGGCTCTCTCCATCTCCGCCAACTGGAATCAGGTGGAAGCCGATTGGCAGCGCATGCTGCGCTTCGCACCCACCGGCTGCTTCGGTATGGAGGAAGACGGCCACATCGTCGCTTCGGCCACCATCATTACCTACGGCAACGACTTAGCCTGGATCGGCATGGTCCTCACTCTGCCTGAATACCGTGGCTGCGGCTTCGCCAGCCAACTCATGCGGCGCTGCATCGACTCCGTCGACGTCCCCTGCATCAAACTCGACGCGACGGACTTGGGCCGCCCTGTCTACCAGCGCCTGGGCTTCGTCGAGGAATACACCGTCCAGCGCTACCGCGCCACGCTGCCCGTCAATCCGATCCGCCGCCTCCCGCACGACCTGGATCTCGATCGCCTCGCTTTCGGGGCCGATCGCTCGGAACTCCTTCAGGATCTTGGGGGAGCCCGGCCCGGCCGCATCGCGTCCTATCTCGGCCCGGTCGTCTGCCGCGACGCCGAAGAGGCCCGCGTACGGCTTCTCGGAGCTGGCTACGCCGGCTTGGCCCTTGTGGACGTCCCCGACACCAACCCCGCTGCCGTCACGCTGGCCCAGGAACTTGGCTTCAGGCCCTTCCGCCAACTTTGGCGCATGCGCAAAGGTGCGCCCATCAACGAGCGGCCCGACCTCGTCTACGCATTGGCTGGTTTCGAGTTCGGTTAA
- a CDS encoding sulfite exporter TauE/SafE family protein, with protein sequence MEALLGFAIALVVGLTGMGGGPLAAPLLMLVLAVPTTEAVGTSLLFVTITKSAAALVYWSRGHVDWPNLRRLLYGGLPGVLIGSLLLQRMAKHDSLQPVVLTAIGFIIAVMALLSLYRTFRKNVVDERSDRPNALPWTAFPIGLEVGFSSAGAGALTSLSLLQFTSLAPARIIGTDLMFGLSIAALGGGIQFAAGNVNQHLLFELSSGGVFGALCGAWLGTRVPARALRVALSAIMIILGQQLLWKGITALAR encoded by the coding sequence ATGGAAGCGCTCCTCGGCTTCGCCATCGCGCTCGTAGTCGGCCTCACCGGCATGGGCGGCGGCCCCTTGGCTGCTCCACTGCTGATGCTCGTGCTGGCCGTGCCCACCACCGAGGCCGTCGGCACCTCTTTGCTGTTCGTTACCATCACGAAATCGGCCGCGGCCCTGGTCTACTGGTCGCGCGGCCACGTCGATTGGCCCAACCTGCGCCGTTTGCTCTACGGCGGTCTGCCCGGCGTCCTCATCGGGTCGCTCCTGTTGCAGCGCATGGCTAAGCACGACAGCCTGCAGCCGGTCGTCCTCACCGCCATCGGCTTCATCATCGCGGTCATGGCCCTGCTCAGCCTCTATCGCACCTTCCGCAAGAACGTGGTCGACGAGCGCTCGGACAGGCCCAACGCACTCCCCTGGACGGCGTTCCCCATAGGCCTGGAAGTCGGCTTCTCCTCGGCCGGTGCCGGCGCCTTAACTAGCCTTTCCCTACTTCAATTTACGAGTCTCGCGCCGGCCCGCATCATCGGAACGGATCTGATGTTCGGCCTATCGATCGCAGCGCTGGGCGGTGGCATCCAATTCGCCGCCGGAAACGTAAACCAACACCTGTTGTTCGAGCTGTCGTCGGGAGGAGTTTTCGGCGCCCTCTGCGGAGCCTGGCTCGGCACCCGGGTCCCAGCCCGAGCCCTCAGGGTCGCCCTCTCCGCGATCATGATCATCCTGGGCCAGCAGTTGTTGTGGAAGGGCATCACGGCCCTGGCCCGCTAG
- a CDS encoding phosphoadenylyl-sulfate reductase, whose translation MRDPLTQASAVIEHALSHGGQVAFTCSFQAEDVAVLHLLRQQIPDVPVMFLETGYHFAEVLAYRDQLARDWNLNLINLEAKQSVPQQESQFGILNQTDPARCCHLRKVEPLIAGLTDVDVWFTGLRREQSPTRANLQPEEQHRFPTGLTLKKVSPIYDWTSSEVFSYLAVNDIPVLSLYDEGYTSIGCEPCTAKPEPGAHARAGRWGGRKLECGLHTVTVKEA comes from the coding sequence ATGCGAGATCCATTGACGCAAGCCTCTGCGGTAATTGAACATGCGCTCAGCCACGGTGGCCAGGTAGCCTTTACGTGCAGTTTCCAGGCCGAGGACGTCGCTGTGCTCCATCTGCTGCGGCAGCAGATTCCCGACGTGCCCGTGATGTTCCTCGAGACGGGCTACCACTTCGCCGAAGTGCTGGCGTACCGCGACCAGCTTGCCCGCGACTGGAACCTGAACCTCATCAACCTCGAGGCGAAGCAGAGCGTCCCACAGCAGGAATCGCAATTCGGAATCCTCAACCAGACCGACCCGGCCCGCTGCTGCCACCTACGCAAAGTCGAGCCCCTCATCGCCGGCTTAACCGATGTGGATGTGTGGTTTACAGGCCTGCGCCGAGAGCAGAGCCCGACCCGCGCCAACCTGCAGCCGGAAGAGCAGCACCGCTTCCCCACGGGCCTCACTCTCAAGAAAGTCAGCCCCATTTACGACTGGACCAGCAGTGAGGTGTTCTCCTACCTCGCGGTCAACGACATCCCCGTGCTCTCGCTGTACGACGAGGGCTACACCAGCATCGGCTGCGAACCCTGCACAGCCAAGCCCGAGCCCGGAGCCCACGCCCGCGCCGGCCGCTGGGGCGGTCGCAAACTGGAATGCGGACTCCACACGGTGACCGTCAAGGAAGCTTGA
- a CDS encoding GTP-binding protein, producing MAALTDNRTIALSHFTVSNRDEKPLLRISTAGSVDDGKSTLIGRLLFDTKTVWEDNLEEISKSKVNRASHGLDLSLLTDGLRAEREQGITIDVAYRYFSTPKRQFIVADTPGHEQYTRNMATGASTCDLAIILLDARKGVLEQSRRHSRIAWLLGVRHLVFAVNKMDLVDFSHEVFDDIRAHATHLLSGMDGVIADFIPLSALDGDNVVTRSERTPWYKGPSLLELLETVDPPHIAAAQPFRMSVQMVIRPHLDFRGYAGQLASGWIRVGEPVVALPSGKRSRVKRIVTFDGDLTEAFAPMSVTLELEDELDIARGDLLASPATAPKIARRLRTTLVWMSEEPLDKQKTYLLQHGTRVVPARLNGETLTLNGIGPVEVETAELLPYDTYRDNRSTGGFILIDNITNLTLASGLIEGEVREEEEALESFSDAPFTPAERRKLRALLAHMKRFGFSFDSEDFEQGEGI from the coding sequence ATGGCCGCGCTCACCGACAACCGGACCATTGCGCTCTCACACTTCACGGTCAGCAACCGCGACGAGAAGCCCTTACTGCGCATCTCCACCGCTGGCAGCGTCGACGACGGCAAGAGCACGCTCATCGGGCGCCTCCTCTTCGACACCAAGACCGTTTGGGAAGACAACCTCGAGGAGATCAGCAAGAGCAAAGTGAACCGCGCCAGCCACGGGCTGGACCTGTCGCTGCTCACCGACGGCCTGCGCGCCGAGCGCGAGCAAGGCATCACCATCGACGTCGCTTACCGCTACTTCTCCACCCCCAAGCGCCAGTTCATCGTTGCCGACACGCCCGGCCACGAGCAGTACACCCGCAACATGGCCACCGGCGCCTCCACCTGCGACCTCGCCATCATCCTGCTGGACGCCCGCAAGGGCGTGCTGGAGCAGTCGCGACGCCATTCGCGCATCGCCTGGCTGCTGGGCGTCCGCCATTTGGTCTTTGCCGTCAATAAGATGGACCTCGTCGACTTCAGCCACGAGGTCTTCGACGACATTCGCGCCCACGCCACCCACCTGCTGTCCGGCATGGACGGCGTCATCGCCGACTTCATCCCGTTGAGCGCCCTCGACGGTGATAACGTCGTCACCCGCAGCGAGCGCACCCCCTGGTACAAGGGCCCCAGCCTCCTTGAGTTGCTCGAAACGGTCGACCCACCCCATATCGCCGCCGCTCAGCCCTTCCGCATGAGCGTCCAGATGGTCATTCGGCCCCACCTCGACTTTCGCGGCTATGCCGGCCAGTTGGCCAGCGGCTGGATCCGCGTCGGCGAGCCGGTGGTCGCGTTGCCCAGCGGCAAGCGCAGCCGCGTGAAGCGCATCGTCACCTTCGACGGCGACCTCACTGAAGCCTTCGCGCCCATGTCCGTCACTCTGGAGCTGGAAGACGAGCTGGACATCGCCCGCGGCGACCTGCTCGCCTCGCCCGCCACGGCGCCGAAGATCGCCCGCCGCCTTCGCACCACCCTGGTCTGGATGAGCGAGGAACCGCTCGATAAACAAAAGACTTATCTGCTGCAGCACGGAACCCGTGTCGTGCCGGCCCGCCTCAACGGCGAAACGCTGACTTTGAACGGCATCGGACCGGTGGAGGTCGAAACCGCCGAACTGCTGCCCTACGACACTTACCGCGACAACCGCTCCACCGGGGGCTTCATCCTCATCGACAACATCACGAACCTCACCTTGGCCTCCGGCCTCATCGAGGGCGAGGTGCGCGAGGAGGAAGAGGCACTGGAGAGCTTCTCCGACGCACCCTTTACGCCGGCTGAGCGCCGCAAGCTGCGCGCCTTACTGGCTCACATGAAGCGGTTTGGCTTCAGCTTCGACTCCGAAGACTTCGAACAGGGAGAGGGCATCTGA
- the cysD gene encoding sulfate adenylyltransferase subunit CysD encodes MTVPVLSHLRALEAESIHILRETASQFRKPVLLYSIGKDSSCLVHLARKAFYPGKIPFPLLHIDTTYEYPEMIEFRDRFTKEIGADLRVYTNEKAIQEGANPYDLGTAKCCHLLRTRGLVEGLQEGGYDAAIGGARRDEEKSRAKERVFSFRDREGRWDPRNQRPELWNLYNGKVDPGESIRVFPLSNWTEMDIWRYIELEAIPIVPLYFAQPRQVVLRGPTVIPLETNVKLLPGEQPQTVTCRMRSLGCTPCSGAIRSEADTISKIIDELAAFRRSERENRVIDHDQDGSMELKKREGYF; translated from the coding sequence ATGACTGTCCCTGTCCTATCGCACCTCCGCGCGCTGGAAGCCGAGAGCATCCACATCCTGCGCGAAACCGCGTCGCAGTTCCGCAAGCCGGTGCTGCTTTACTCCATAGGCAAGGACAGCTCCTGTCTCGTCCACCTCGCGCGCAAAGCTTTCTATCCAGGGAAGATCCCGTTCCCCCTGCTGCACATCGACACCACCTACGAATACCCCGAAATGATCGAATTCCGTGACCGCTTCACGAAGGAGATCGGGGCCGACCTGCGCGTCTACACCAACGAGAAGGCCATTCAGGAAGGGGCCAACCCCTACGACCTCGGCACCGCCAAGTGCTGCCATCTCCTCCGCACCCGCGGTCTTGTCGAGGGTCTGCAGGAGGGCGGCTACGACGCAGCCATCGGCGGAGCCCGCCGCGACGAAGAGAAATCCCGTGCCAAGGAACGCGTCTTCAGCTTCCGTGACCGGGAAGGCCGCTGGGATCCCCGCAACCAGCGCCCCGAGCTCTGGAATCTCTACAACGGCAAAGTGGATCCGGGCGAGAGCATCCGCGTCTTCCCGCTCTCCAACTGGACGGAAATGGACATTTGGCGCTACATCGAGCTGGAAGCCATCCCCATCGTCCCGCTCTATTTCGCCCAGCCGCGCCAGGTGGTCCTGCGTGGCCCCACGGTTATCCCATTGGAAACAAACGTCAAATTGCTGCCCGGTGAGCAGCCGCAAACCGTCACTTGCCGCATGCGCTCCCTTGGCTGCACGCCGTGCAGCGGCGCCATCCGCTCGGAAGCCGACACCATCAGCAAGATTATCGACGAGCTCGCCGCCTTCCGCCGCAGCGAACGCGAGAACCGTGTGATCGACCACGATCAGGACGGTTCCATGGAACTCAAGAAGCGGGAGGGCTACTTCTAA
- the nifJ gene encoding pyruvate:ferredoxin (flavodoxin) oxidoreductase → MPRNKVTLDGNEAAAYVAHKTNEVIAIYPITPSSPMGEWSDQWSSEGKPNIWGAVPTVIEMQSEGGASGAVHGALQGGALTTTFTSSQGLLLMIPNMYKIAGELTSTVMHVAARSLAAQGLSIFGDHQDVMSVRATGWAMLAANSVQEVMDMALVAQAATLESRIPFIHFFDGFRTSHEVAKVEQLTVDDMKAMLPSNLVQAHRARSLSPDRPMIRGTAQNPDVYFQARETVNPYYVATPAIVQKAMDRFAEIVGRKYKLFEYEGAPDAERIVILMGSGAEAAHETVDELVKRGEKVGLLKVRLYRPFSMEHFLAALPATTKSIAVLDRTKEPGGPGEPLYLDVITALSEAQAAGTLPFATMPKVIGGRYGLSSKEFTPAMVKAAFDEGGKAKSINHFVLGIKDDVSNNSLEYDTEFSTEDPKTVRALFYGLGADGTVGANKNSVKIIGEDTDNYAQGYFVYDSKKSGSITVSHLRFGPRPIRSTYLISRANFIACHQFSFLERLDMLKWAEPGATFLLNAPAGPAEIWDLLPNTVQKDIIEKKIKFYVIDAYEVAKATGMGSRINTVMQTCFFAISGVLPREEAIAQIKKAIVKTYGKRGESVVQKNFAAVDQSLANLHQVTVPATVTSTQQLRPAVPAQAPGFVRDVLGTMISGDGDSLPVSAMPIDGTFPSGTAQWEKRNIALEIPVWDEELCIQCGKCVLVCPHATIRAKMYDKSALEGAPATFKSVPARWKDYKESGYTLQVAPEDCTGCGLCVEACPAKSKTEVKHRAINMTAQPALRESEAANWDFFLKLPEFDRTKLNQNQVKDLQIFQPLFEFSGACSGCGETPYVKLLTQLFGDRTMIANATGCSSIYGGNLPTTPYTFNNQGRGPAWSNSLFEDNAEFGLGMRMAVDQQVIYAKELVNRFSVKLGENLVKELLEADQTTEAGIFAQRERVGALKNRVQELLSAGANGSGNALRDLLGVADALVKKSVWILGGDGWAYDIGYGGLDHVLASGKNVNILVLDTEVYSNTGGQCSKSTPRGAVAKFAAGGKPSGKKDLAMMAVAYGNCYVARVAMGSSDMQTVKAFIEAEKWNGPSIIIAYSHCIAHGYDLKHGLEQQKLAVQTGHWPMFRYNPALALDGKNPFVLDCKAPSLPLDKYIYNETRYTMLVHSKPDDARRLLAEAQADVMNRWRIYEQMAAMPGAESKTTEGGK, encoded by the coding sequence ATGCCCAGAAACAAAGTTACCCTGGATGGGAACGAAGCGGCTGCGTACGTAGCGCACAAAACAAACGAAGTTATCGCCATTTATCCAATTACGCCATCGTCCCCGATGGGCGAGTGGTCGGATCAGTGGTCCTCGGAAGGCAAGCCTAACATTTGGGGCGCCGTCCCCACGGTTATCGAGATGCAGAGCGAAGGCGGCGCGTCGGGCGCGGTGCATGGCGCCCTGCAAGGTGGCGCGCTGACGACGACGTTTACCTCGTCGCAAGGCCTGCTGCTGATGATCCCGAACATGTACAAGATCGCGGGTGAGCTCACCTCGACGGTCATGCACGTGGCGGCGCGCAGTCTGGCGGCCCAAGGTCTGTCGATCTTCGGCGATCACCAGGACGTGATGAGCGTCCGCGCCACGGGTTGGGCCATGCTGGCGGCCAACTCGGTGCAGGAAGTGATGGACATGGCGCTGGTTGCCCAGGCGGCGACGCTGGAATCGCGCATCCCGTTCATCCACTTCTTCGATGGCTTCCGCACCTCGCACGAAGTGGCGAAGGTGGAGCAACTTACCGTCGACGACATGAAGGCGATGCTGCCGTCGAACCTGGTGCAGGCTCACCGCGCGCGGTCGCTTTCCCCAGACCGGCCGATGATCCGCGGCACGGCCCAGAATCCGGACGTCTACTTCCAGGCCCGCGAGACGGTGAATCCCTACTATGTGGCAACACCGGCCATCGTGCAGAAGGCGATGGACCGCTTCGCCGAGATCGTCGGCCGCAAGTACAAGTTGTTTGAGTATGAAGGCGCCCCGGATGCCGAGCGGATCGTGATCCTGATGGGCTCCGGCGCCGAAGCCGCTCACGAGACCGTGGACGAACTGGTGAAGCGCGGCGAGAAGGTGGGCCTGCTGAAGGTTCGCCTGTACCGGCCGTTCTCGATGGAACACTTCCTGGCGGCATTGCCGGCGACGACGAAGTCGATCGCGGTGCTGGACCGCACGAAGGAACCGGGCGGCCCGGGCGAGCCGTTGTATCTCGATGTCATCACAGCCCTGAGCGAGGCGCAGGCGGCCGGCACGCTGCCGTTCGCGACGATGCCGAAGGTGATCGGCGGCCGCTACGGCCTGTCCTCGAAAGAGTTCACGCCGGCGATGGTGAAGGCTGCGTTCGACGAAGGCGGCAAGGCCAAGTCAATCAACCACTTCGTGCTTGGCATCAAGGACGACGTTTCGAACAATTCGCTGGAATACGACACTGAGTTTTCGACCGAAGATCCTAAAACGGTGCGGGCTCTGTTCTACGGACTGGGCGCCGACGGCACGGTGGGCGCGAACAAGAACAGCGTCAAGATCATCGGTGAGGACACGGACAACTACGCGCAGGGCTACTTCGTATACGACTCGAAGAAGTCGGGTTCGATCACGGTGTCGCACCTGCGGTTTGGGCCGCGTCCGATCCGCAGCACCTACCTGATTTCGCGTGCCAACTTCATCGCCTGCCACCAGTTCTCGTTCCTGGAGCGGCTGGACATGCTGAAGTGGGCCGAGCCGGGCGCCACGTTCCTGCTGAACGCTCCGGCTGGCCCCGCGGAGATCTGGGACCTGCTGCCCAATACGGTGCAGAAGGACATCATCGAGAAGAAGATCAAGTTTTATGTGATCGATGCCTATGAAGTGGCCAAGGCCACGGGCATGGGGTCGCGCATCAACACCGTGATGCAGACCTGCTTCTTCGCCATCAGCGGCGTGCTGCCGCGCGAAGAGGCGATCGCACAGATCAAGAAGGCGATCGTCAAGACCTACGGAAAGCGCGGCGAGTCGGTCGTCCAGAAGAACTTCGCGGCGGTCGACCAGTCGCTGGCCAATCTGCACCAAGTGACCGTCCCGGCTACGGTGACCAGTACTCAGCAACTGCGGCCGGCAGTGCCCGCCCAGGCACCTGGTTTTGTCCGTGACGTGCTGGGGACGATGATCTCCGGCGACGGCGACAGCCTGCCGGTGTCGGCGATGCCGATAGACGGCACGTTCCCCAGCGGCACGGCGCAGTGGGAAAAGCGCAACATCGCTCTCGAGATCCCGGTGTGGGATGAAGAGCTGTGCATCCAGTGCGGCAAGTGCGTACTGGTTTGCCCGCATGCCACGATCCGCGCCAAGATGTACGACAAGTCGGCTCTGGAAGGCGCACCGGCGACGTTCAAATCGGTTCCGGCACGCTGGAAGGATTACAAGGAGTCGGGCTACACGTTGCAGGTGGCTCCGGAAGACTGCACGGGTTGCGGCCTCTGCGTGGAAGCCTGCCCGGCGAAGTCGAAGACGGAAGTGAAGCACCGCGCCATCAACATGACGGCGCAACCGGCCCTGCGCGAGTCGGAGGCGGCGAACTGGGACTTCTTCCTCAAGCTGCCTGAGTTCGACCGCACGAAGCTGAACCAGAACCAGGTGAAGGATCTGCAGATCTTCCAGCCTTTGTTCGAGTTCTCGGGTGCGTGTTCAGGCTGCGGCGAAACACCGTACGTCAAGCTGCTGACGCAACTGTTCGGCGACCGCACCATGATCGCGAATGCCACGGGCTGCTCGTCGATCTATGGCGGCAACCTGCCGACGACGCCTTACACGTTCAATAATCAGGGTCGCGGTCCGGCCTGGTCGAACTCGCTGTTCGAAGACAACGCCGAGTTCGGTCTGGGTATGCGGATGGCCGTCGATCAACAGGTGATCTACGCCAAGGAACTGGTCAATCGCTTCTCAGTGAAGCTGGGTGAGAACCTGGTGAAGGAACTGCTGGAAGCGGACCAGACCACGGAAGCCGGCATCTTCGCTCAACGCGAACGTGTCGGTGCTCTGAAGAACCGGGTGCAGGAACTGCTGAGCGCCGGAGCGAACGGCAGCGGCAACGCGCTGCGCGACCTGCTGGGCGTGGCCGATGCACTGGTGAAGAAGAGCGTCTGGATTCTGGGCGGCGACGGCTGGGCCTATGATATCGGCTACGGCGGCCTGGATCACGTGCTGGCCTCGGGCAAGAACGTGAACATCCTGGTGCTGGACACGGAAGTTTACTCGAACACAGGCGGCCAATGCTCGAAGTCGACGCCGCGCGGCGCGGTGGCGAAGTTCGCGGCCGGCGGCAAGCCGTCGGGCAAGAAAGACCTGGCCATGATGGCGGTGGCTTACGGCAACTGCTATGTGGCGCGGGTGGCGATGGGCTCCAGCGACATGCAGACGGTGAAGGCCTTCATTGAGGCCGAGAAGTGGAATGGTCCGTCGATCATCATCGCTTACAGCCACTGCATCGCTCACGGGTACGACCTGAAGCACGGTCTGGAACAGCAGAAGCTGGCGGTGCAGACCGGTCACTGGCCGATGTTCCGGTATAACCCGGCGCTGGCGCTGGACGGCAAGAATCCGTTCGTCCTCGACTGCAAGGCACCCTCGCTGCCGCTGGACAAGTACATCTACAACGAGACCCGCTACACGATGCTCGTCCACTCGAAGCCGGATGACGCACGGCGTCTGCTGGCCGAGGCTCAGGCCGACGTCATGAACCGCTGGCGCATCTACGAACAGATGGCGGCCATGCCGGGTGCGGAGAGCAAGACCACGGAAGGAGGGAAGTAA
- a CDS encoding dihydroorotate dehydrogenase-like protein produces the protein MSIDLSTGYLGLKLRSPLVASSSPFCKDVGNVLRLEDSGASAVVLHSLFEEQIQVESGELDRFLTETADSYGEAVSYFPEMTSYNLGPEPYLNHLRKVKESVDIPVIGSLNGVSTGGWIRYAQMMEQAGADAIELNIYYLPTELEMPSGKVEEMYFDLVSHVKASVRIPVSVKLGPFFTAFAHLATRLDAAGADGLVLFNRFYQPDFDLEALEVVPNLVLSDSQELRLRLHWAALLYNRIRPDIAITGGVHTAEDAVKGVMAGARCTMMTSALLRHGIPYLAKVEEDLIDWMEEHEYESIGQMRGSMSSQSVAEPAAFERANYMKVLSSYSLKPVAR, from the coding sequence ATGTCAATTGACCTCAGTACTGGATACCTCGGACTTAAGCTCCGTTCACCCTTAGTGGCGTCGTCCTCGCCATTCTGCAAGGACGTCGGCAACGTCCTCCGGCTGGAAGATTCAGGGGCTTCCGCCGTGGTGCTGCACTCGCTGTTTGAGGAGCAGATCCAGGTGGAAAGCGGCGAACTCGACCGCTTTCTCACCGAAACCGCGGACAGCTACGGCGAAGCCGTGAGCTACTTCCCGGAGATGACCTCGTACAATCTCGGACCGGAGCCCTACCTGAACCATCTGCGGAAGGTGAAGGAATCGGTGGACATCCCGGTGATCGGGAGCCTGAACGGGGTCTCGACCGGCGGCTGGATCCGCTACGCCCAGATGATGGAGCAGGCGGGCGCGGACGCCATCGAACTGAACATCTACTACCTGCCGACCGAGCTGGAAATGCCGTCGGGCAAAGTGGAGGAGATGTACTTCGACCTGGTGAGCCACGTGAAGGCGAGCGTGCGCATTCCGGTGTCGGTAAAGCTTGGACCGTTCTTCACGGCCTTTGCCCATCTGGCCACGCGGTTGGATGCGGCCGGCGCCGATGGCCTGGTGCTGTTCAATCGCTTCTACCAGCCGGACTTCGATCTGGAAGCCCTGGAAGTGGTGCCGAACCTGGTGCTGAGCGACTCGCAGGAGTTGCGGCTGCGACTGCACTGGGCCGCCCTACTGTACAACCGGATTCGACCCGATATAGCGATCACGGGCGGCGTGCACACGGCGGAGGACGCCGTGAAGGGTGTCATGGCCGGCGCGCGCTGCACCATGATGACCTCGGCTCTGCTGCGCCATGGGATTCCGTACCTGGCCAAGGTGGAAGAGGACCTGATCGACTGGATGGAAGAACACGAGTACGAATCCATCGGGCAAATGCGTGGGTCGATGAGCTCGCAGTCCGTGGCGGAACCCGCCGCGTTCGAGCGCGCCAATTACATGAAGGTGCTGTCCAGCTATTCGCTGAAACCCGTGGCGCGCTAA